AGGAAAAAATTTGGCTTTTTAAGTGGTTTAGCTATTAAAAAATCATAGCTTAATCCACCGTAATAATTACTGCTAATGTTTCCTTTGAATCCTAAACCAGCACCTAAAAGTTTATTTTTACCATTATAATTAGAATTTGAATCATAAACAATACCACCGTCAAACGCTAAATAAAAATAATTATTTTTGTGATAATTATAAGATAATGTATTTTTAATATAAAATCCTTTTTGTCCAATAAGGCTCATTTCTCCATCAAATCCTCTTACTGAATACACACCACCTATACTAATTTTATCTTGATTGGTAAGCGGGGTTTTATTATACTGTGCGTGAAAATTTATCTCATAATTAAAATTATTAAGAAAATTTTTATTATAAGTTATATCTAATAGCCATAATCTCATACGACTAGTTCCTTCTCCTAATAATTGCTCTGGTGCTGGTATAGCTCCTAACATACCGGTGCCTTTTTTATACGCTATATTTGTACTTAAAAATGAATTTGTAAAATATATATCTAATTTAGCACCTAGCTCATATCCTGCTGTTATTCTTTTCTGATTATCTAACTCAAATTCATCAATATAATTTTTACTCTCTCTTTTAAAAATTGCAAAAAATGGGGTAAATTTTATATTTTGATTACGATATAACAAATATGATAAATTTAATTTATTAAATCTACTAACACCGCTATATTGATATAAATTATAAGCACCAGCAATAACTTGATTATAATTATAACGAGAATGGGTGTAATCAATACTAAAATTACCAAATGGGATTTTAAAATTTCCATAAAAATTATTAGAATTACCATGCTTTTTTTCATCATTTAAATATGTATTTTTCTTATAAAATATAGCTCCACCATAATTAAAAGTATAAATTTCATTAAATCCAAACAAATTAACAGCACTTAAACTAATAACACCTTGATAAGAACCAGTTTCCTTACTACCATAATTATCCAAAGATAATTGTAATGATAATGGTAAAGCACGCTGAGTGCGAGATATAAATATATCACTAAAACCTTCATTCTCACTTGGAGATATACTAATATCCACATTACCAAATGTAGCATTTGATATATTTTCAATGGCAGTTTCAATATTTCTCATATTCAGTGGTTTTTGATGATTAATTTCTCCAAAAGCCGTAAAAAGCGAAGCATTATTTCTATCATTAACTTCTTCATTTATTAAAATTTTATTAATTTTTCCATAATTTATTTTTATTATTAACTTTTTTGATTTTAAATTTGTATTTCCTAATACTGCATAGCTTGTTATATAGCCGTATGATATCAATTCGTTATTAAAACCATTAATTATTGCATTAATTCCCTTTTCACCAAGGCATATTCCACTTTTAAATTTAACCTTTTTTAAAAAAGAATCTAAAATAAATTTTGTTTTTAAATTCTTATCGCCACTTAACAATATTTTATCTATCTTAAAACATAAATCTTCATCATATAATAATGTTTTAATATCATTTTTTTGACTATTTTCTAAATTTGAAGTTTTGATATTTTGTTCATAAATTTTAATTCTTTCAATTTCATTTTTAATCTCTCTTTGTTGATTATCATTAGCAAATAAAATTGATACAAATATAATGCATAAATAAAAAAACCTAAACATAAAAACACCTAAAAATATTGTAAAAGTTCAACAAGATTATATAGTTTAATAAATAAAAAAAACTTAAAAATATATTGGCATAATTAAATATAATTTTTACTATTATTTACACTACAAAATAGCATAATAATGAAAATCTTTACTAAAATTAATACTTTACAAAGTATAAAAATTATATAATTAATCTATATTCTTTATCATTTTTAAATAAATTTCATCATTAAAATTAGTTTCTTTAATTGTTTTAAATCCATAATTTTTATAAAATTCTGGGGTTTTTGTAATTAATGAAATTATTTTATAACCATTATTTTTTGCCTTTATATTAGCGTATTCTAACATTTTTTTTAAAATACCTTTACCTCTAAAATCAGGTAGTATAGCTATGCTATCAATATAAAATTCACCATCATCAAATTCTTTAATAATTTTAAAATCAATACCTTTATATAGCAAATATTCCTCTATAGCTAAATCGCTATATTCGCTACTACCGTAAGCACAACAAGCAGCAACTATATTTTTATCAATTTCATAAACAAAAATATTATCTAATGCAAACCTACATTTATCATTACCATAAAATTTATAAAATACTTGCATTTTTTTTAATTCATCATCTTCACAAAATAATTTTTGTGTGAAAGTATCTTGTGCTAAGTCTAATATATCACAAACTATGAACTCATCTAAATTTGGCTTTCTTATCATTAGTTATCCTTATTTTTATACAATTATAGCTATTTTTTTTAATGAGGTAAAGTATGGGAAGAGCGTTTGAATATAGACGAGCTAGCAAAGAAGCTCGTTGGGATAAAATGAGTAAAATTTTTCCAAAATTAGCAAAAGCCATTGAAGTAGCTGCTCGTGAAGGTGGGGTTGACCCTGAAATGAATGCAAAACTTCGCTCAGCAATAGCGACTGCAAAAGCACAAAATATGCCAAAAGATAATATTGATGCAGCATTAAAAAGAGCACTAGGTAAAGATGGTAACGATATTAAAACAATCCATTATGAAGCAAAGGCAGCTCATGGAGTGCAAATCATAGTTGAAACAGCAACTGACAACACAAATAGAACTGCTGCAAATATTAAAGCTATTTTTAATAAAAATGGTGCAACTCCGCTTACAAATGGTAGCTTAGAATTTTTATTTTCAAGAAAATGCGTTTTTATATGCACTAAACCTGAAAAAGCTATTGATGAATTAGAATTAGAACTAATTGATTATGGTTTAGAAGAGCTTGAAGATGAAGGCGAAAATATTAGAATAATAGGAGCTTATGATAGTTTTGGTGAGCTTAGCAATGGTATAGATAAATTAAATTTAGAACTAAAAAGTGGTAAATTAGAATATTTACCTAATAATCCTATTAGTTTAAATGAAGAACAAATTAATGAACTTGAAAAATTACTTGACAAACTTGAAGATGATGATGATGTTCAAGCTGTTTATACAAATATAGAATAAAGGAGTTAAAATGTTAAAAACTTACGATAATTTCAATGATTTAGAAAAAATCAATGGTGTGATTATAAATACAAGTAAAGGTGATATGAAGTTAAAATTATTTAAAGATACACCACAAACTACACTTAATTTTGCAAATTTAATTGAAGATGGTTTTTATGATGGGCTAAATTTTCATAGAGTAATACCTAACTTTGTAATTCAAGGCGGTTGTCCTTTTGGTACTGGGACAGGTGGTCCAGGTTGGAATATCAAATGCGAATGTGATAATCAAGAACATAAACATATAAGAGGAAGTCTTTCTATGGCTCATGCTGGTCGTGATACTGGTGGTTCTCAATTCTTTATATGTCATTCAGCACAACCACACTTAGATGGTGTTCATACTATTTTTGGACAAATTGAAGATGATGAGAGTTTAAAAGTTCTTGATAATATAAGACAAGGTGATAAAATTATCAGCATTAAATTATTTTAATTTTAAAAACCGTTGGTAAATTCCAACGGTTGCCATAATTTAACTTACATTTTTAACAAATTTTAAAATAACTTTCTAAAATAATATTTTTTTTAATCACACAATCTTAAAAAACTTAAAAGTAAAGATTTTTTAATAAAACTATAAATTTTTAAATGATAATATAAATAAGGTTGAAGATAAAATAAAGGCTTAAAGTAATATAATCAAAAAATTAATTATATTACTTAGCTCTATAACAGTATTTATTTTTCAATATTATTTTCTACTTTTGCACTTCCTTTTCCTGTAATTTTTCTCACCTTTTTCTTGTTCTCAATATTTTCAACAGTATATTTTCCTTGATAATCTACTTTCTCTTGTCTTGCTACTCCCTTAGCAAATATTTTTTCTTTTATATCTATCACCGCATCAATAATATTTTCAAATATAGTAAATATAGGTTTTTTTACTGTTTTTTTGCCATCAATTGTGCTGGTGGTATCTATTGTTAAATTTGCATTATCTAGGTTAGTTTTAAATCCTTTATCAACTCCACTAGTTATATCAGAATTAATTAAATTTAAATTAGTATTTCCATTGCCGATAGTTAATTGTGCATTAGATGTTACATCACCACGATTTTCATCGTTATTAGTAATAGTTACTTGATTCTTACCTTTAATATCAGTATTTAAATTAATATTTCCTTCTGATACTACCTTTCCACCATCAATAAGTACATTAGAACTATTAATATCTATTTCATTTTCTGAATACAATGAACTATCCTTATTAATTTCTATTTTTAGTGGTGATTTAATATCAAGTTTTTCCTTAGCTTTTATTATTGTATCTACTCCACCAGCTCCATCTCCTAATGTAACTGTTCCTGTTGTTGATTCTATATCTACACCTTTACCACTTACTGTTCCGTTTGCTACTGTTACATCATTAGTACCTGTAATATTTACTTTTCCATCACTTGATGTAACATCTGCATTAACACTTGTAGTAGCTGATTTATTAGTTCCATC
The sequence above is a segment of the Campylobacter sp. MG1 genome. Coding sequences within it:
- a CDS encoding YebC/PmpR family DNA-binding transcriptional regulator, with the translated sequence MGRAFEYRRASKEARWDKMSKIFPKLAKAIEVAAREGGVDPEMNAKLRSAIATAKAQNMPKDNIDAALKRALGKDGNDIKTIHYEAKAAHGVQIIVETATDNTNRTAANIKAIFNKNGATPLTNGSLEFLFSRKCVFICTKPEKAIDELELELIDYGLEELEDEGENIRIIGAYDSFGELSNGIDKLNLELKSGKLEYLPNNPISLNEEQINELEKLLDKLEDDDDVQAVYTNIE
- a CDS encoding ShlB/FhaC/HecB family hemolysin secretion/activation protein, giving the protein MFRFFYLCIIFVSILFANDNQQREIKNEIERIKIYEQNIKTSNLENSQKNDIKTLLYDEDLCFKIDKILLSGDKNLKTKFILDSFLKKVKFKSGICLGEKGINAIINGFNNELISYGYITSYAVLGNTNLKSKKLIIKINYGKINKILINEEVNDRNNASLFTAFGEINHQKPLNMRNIETAIENISNATFGNVDISISPSENEGFSDIFISRTQRALPLSLQLSLDNYGSKETGSYQGVISLSAVNLFGFNEIYTFNYGGAIFYKKNTYLNDEKKHGNSNNFYGNFKIPFGNFSIDYTHSRYNYNQVIAGAYNLYQYSGVSRFNKLNLSYLLYRNQNIKFTPFFAIFKRESKNYIDEFELDNQKRITAGYELGAKLDIYFTNSFLSTNIAYKKGTGMLGAIPAPEQLLGEGTSRMRLWLLDITYNKNFLNNFNYEINFHAQYNKTPLTNQDKISIGGVYSVRGFDGEMSLIGQKGFYIKNTLSYNYHKNNYFYLAFDGGIVYDSNSNYNGKNKLLGAGLGFKGNISSNYYGGLSYDFLIAKPLKKPNFFLSKSPVFNFSLTYYF
- a CDS encoding peptidylprolyl isomerase; the encoded protein is MLKTYDNFNDLEKINGVIINTSKGDMKLKLFKDTPQTTLNFANLIEDGFYDGLNFHRVIPNFVIQGGCPFGTGTGGPGWNIKCECDNQEHKHIRGSLSMAHAGRDTGGSQFFICHSAQPHLDGVHTIFGQIEDDESLKVLDNIRQGDKIISIKLF
- a CDS encoding GNAT family N-acetyltransferase is translated as MIRKPNLDEFIVCDILDLAQDTFTQKLFCEDDELKKMQVFYKFYGNDKCRFALDNIFVYEIDKNIVAACCAYGSSEYSDLAIEEYLLYKGIDFKIIKEFDDGEFYIDSIAILPDFRGKGILKKMLEYANIKAKNNGYKIISLITKTPEFYKNYGFKTIKETNFNDEIYLKMIKNID